The Lysinibacillus timonensis nucleotide sequence AAACGTGGGCGTTCAGTAGTACCCGTAATTTTAGAACGAACACGCGCATGACGTTTTTTACGAACTTGATTTTTATCTTGTTTCGTAATCACTGAGGTCACTCCTTTCTAACGCTTTTTATGCAGCATTATTTACCTGTTTTACCTTCTTTACGGCGAACGAATTCACCTTCATAACGGATCCCTTTACCTTTGTAAGGCTCTGGTGGACGTACGTCACGGATATTTGATGCAAATGCACCAACACGTTCTTTACTAATACCTTTTACAATAACTTTTGTGTTTGAAGGAACTTCGACTTCTAAACCTTCTTCAGGTGTGAACTCTACTGGATGAGAGTAACCAACATTCAACACAAGTTTTTTACCTTGTAATTGCGCACGATAACCGACACCGATAAGTTCTAGAGAACGAGAGAATCCTTCAGAAACACCAATTACCATGTTGTTTAATAATGCACGAGTTGTACCGTGGATTGTACGGTGTTCTTTTGATTCAGAAGGGCGTGTTAATGTAATAACGTTACCTTCTTGTTCGATTTTAATATCTTGATTAAAAGAGCGAGTAAGCTCGCCTTTTGGTCCTTTTACAGTAACAGTATTATCGCTAGCGACAGTTACTGTTACACCTGCAGGAACCTCGATTGGTTTTTTACCTACACGAGACATTTAGTTGCACCTCCATTCGTTTATAGCATATTACCAAATGTAAGCTAAGATTTCTCCGCCTGTTTGTTTAGCACGAGCTTCTTTATCAGTTAAAACACCTTGAGAAGTTGATACTAAAGCGATACCTAGGCCATTTAATACTTTTGGTACTTCATTTGTTTTAGCGTAAACGCGTAATCCAGGTTTAGAAATACGTTTTAAACCAGTAATAACACGTTCGTTATCTTTACCGTATTTTAAGAAGATACGGATAATACCTTGTTTATTGTCTTCAACATACTCTACATCACGGATGAAACCTTCACGCTTTAATATTTCAGCGATTTGTTTCTTTAAGTTTGAAGCAGGAACTTCTAACTTCTCGTGACGTACCATGTTCGCATTACGAATGCGAGTTAGCATATCTGCAATCGGATCAGACATTGTCATATAATTTTACCTCCTTCCCAAATTTAGGGGATTACCAGCTAGCTTTTTTAACGCCAGGAATTTGTCCCTTATATGCAAGTTCACGGAAACAAATACGGCAAAGTTTAAATTTACGATATACAGAGTGTGGACGACCACAGCGTTCACAACGTGTATATTCTTGAACTTTAAACTTTTGCTTACGTTGTTGTTTAACGATCATTGATTTTTTAGCCACGTTCTCGCCCTCCTTGTTTTATTACTTTTGGAACGGCATACCGAATTGTGTC carries:
- a CDS encoding type Z 30S ribosomal protein S14, with the translated sequence MAKKSMIVKQQRKQKFKVQEYTRCERCGRPHSVYRKFKLCRICFRELAYKGQIPGVKKASW
- the rplF gene encoding 50S ribosomal protein L6, translating into MSRVGKKPIEVPAGVTVTVASDNTVTVKGPKGELTRSFNQDIKIEQEGNVITLTRPSESKEHRTIHGTTRALLNNMVIGVSEGFSRSLELIGVGYRAQLQGKKLVLNVGYSHPVEFTPEEGLEVEVPSNTKVIVKGISKERVGAFASNIRDVRPPEPYKGKGIRYEGEFVRRKEGKTGK
- the rpsH gene encoding 30S ribosomal protein S8, coding for MTMSDPIADMLTRIRNANMVRHEKLEVPASNLKKQIAEILKREGFIRDVEYVEDNKQGIIRIFLKYGKDNERVITGLKRISKPGLRVYAKTNEVPKVLNGLGIALVSTSQGVLTDKEARAKQTGGEILAYIW